From a single Eleginops maclovinus isolate JMC-PN-2008 ecotype Puerto Natales chromosome 20, JC_Emac_rtc_rv5, whole genome shotgun sequence genomic region:
- the LOC134883297 gene encoding LOW QUALITY PROTEIN: phosphatidylinositol 5-phosphate 4-kinase type-2 gamma-like (The sequence of the model RefSeq protein was modified relative to this genomic sequence to represent the inferred CDS: deleted 1 base in 1 codon), translated as MSSPGATSSPLSSLAPKRKTKKKHFVQQKVKVFRASDPVLSVLMWGVNHSINDLSHVPVPVMLLPDDFKASTKIKVSNHLFNKENLPGQFKFKDYCPQVFRNLRERFGIEDQDYQVSLARSAPLKDEEGQHEELLLTSFDRTLIVKEISSEEVEEIHNILSEYHQHIVTCHGSTLLPQFLAMYRVTVESEDTYLLVMRNMFSHTLHVHRKYDLKGSLVSREASFKEKVKELPTYKDVDFRNNMQKVYVSVEEREKIMDKLNRDIEFLVRMKIMDYSLLLGIHDVERAERDEEDEEDMESSYEEEEEEENGLAHASRSTSPEGIGGYMNSFKPMGPGEFDPYVDVYAIQSAVGAPQREVYFMGLIDMLTQYDTKKKAAHAAKAVKHGAGAEISTVHPEQYAKRFREFITKIFA; from the exons ATGTCTTCTCCCGGTGCCACCTCCAGCCCTCTGAGCAGCCTGGCGCCCAAAAGGAAAACCAAGAAGAAGCATTTTGTGCAGCAGAAAGTGAAAGTTTTCCGAGCAAGTGACCCCGTGCTGAGCGTGCTGATGTGGGGAGTCAATCACTCG ATTAATGACCTGAGCCATGTGCCTGTACCTGTCATGCTGCTCCCAGACGACTTCAAAGCCAGCACCAAGATCAAAGTCAGCAATCACCTCTTCAACAA agaGAATCTTCCAGGACAGTTCAAATTTAAGGACTACTGCCCGCAGGTGTTCAGAAACCTGCGG GAGCGCTTCGGTATAGAGGACCAAGATTACCAG GTGTCTCTGGCCCGCAGTGCTCCACTCAAAGATGAGGAGGGGCAACacgaggagctgctgctgacatcATTCGACCGCACATTGATAGTAAAAGAAATCTCCagtgaggaggtggaggaaatTCACAACATCCTCTCTGAGTATCACCAG CATATCGTCACCTGCCACGGCAGTACGCTGCTCCCTCAGTTCCTGGCCATGTACAGAGTCACTGTGGAGAGCGAAGACACCTACCTGCTAGTAATGAGGAACATGTTCAGCCACACACTGCACGTACACAGGAAGTATGACCTAAAG GGGTCCCTTGTGTCTCGTGAAGCAAGTTTTAAAGAGAAG GTGAAAGAGCTGCCTACTTATAAAGATGTAGACTTCAGGAATAACATGCAAAAAGTTTATGTGAGCGTCGAGGAGAGGGAAAAGATCATGGACAAGCTGAACAGAGATATTGAG TTTCTAGTGCGTATGAAGATCATGGACTACAGCCTGCTGCTGGGCATCCATGATGTAGAGCGGGCCGAGAGGgatgaggaggacgaggaggacaTGGAGTCGTCttatgaagaggaagaggaggaggaaaatggCCTGGCTCATGCTTCACGCTCCACCTCACCTGAAGGTATCGGGGGCTACATGAACTCCTTCAAACCCATGGGCCCCGGCGAGTTCGACCCTTACGTGGACGTGTACGCTATTCAGAGCGCTGTTG GTGCACCGCAGAGGGAGGTGTATTTCATGGGCCTGATTGACATGCTGACACAGTACGACACCAAGAAGAAGGCTGCTCACGCTGCCAAGGCTGTCAAACACGGG gCAGGAGCAGAAATCTCCACAGTTCATCCAGAGCAGTATGCTAAACGTTTCCGGGAGTTCATCACTAAGATCTTTGCTTAG
- the LOC134883298 gene encoding insulin-like growth factor-binding protein 5 yields the protein MLLCLNILLMVLLQPALSTPVQLTTPSRGCPSCKSKSTQRQPVVALNATALAIGEACGVYTLSCAQGLRCAPSEDELRPLRALLEGRGVCTNVSSISPTESVPTVAPATTEDPDEPPCRKLLTTLIDGLDAHVFQLNQDIYMPNCDKRGFFRRKQCWSSRGKRRGKCWCVDQKGVKVPSNTKQKGSLSC from the exons ATGCTTCTGTGTTTAAACATCCTGTTGATGGTACTCCTCCAACCGGCTCTTTCAACCCCAGTGCAGCTGACAACTCCGTCCCGAGGATGTCCCAGCTGTAAATCAAAGTCCACACAGCGTCAGCCGGTTGTAGCTTTAAATGCCACTGCTCTTGCCATTGGAGAAGCATGTGGGGTTTACACCCTCAGCTGCGCCCAGGGTCTGCGTTGTGCACCTTCAGAGGATGAGCTGAGGCCCCTCCGTGCCCTGCTGGAAGGCAGGGGAGTCTGTACTAATGTGAGCAGCATCAGCCCGACTGAAAGTGTCCCAACTGTAG CCCCAGCAACTACAGAGGATCCAGATGAG CCTCCATGTCGTAAACTTCTAACTACACTTATCGATGGTCTTGATGCCCACGTATTTCAGTTGAATCAGGATATCTACATGCCCAACTGTGACAAGCGTGGTTTCTTCAGAAGGAAGCAG TGTTGGTCGTCTCGAGGTAAGCGACGTGGCAAGTGCTGGTGTGTGGATCAGAAGGGTGTGAAAGTCCCCTCAAACACTAAACAGAAGGGCAGCCTGAGTTGTTGA